From a region of the Triticum aestivum cultivar Chinese Spring chromosome 7D, IWGSC CS RefSeq v2.1, whole genome shotgun sequence genome:
- the LOC123163807 gene encoding crooked neck-like protein 1 translates to MALTTRGGGGADQAQPPPAPDASLGFLTKRDTEVKLPRATRVKNKTPAGVQITAEQILREARERQEPEIRPPKQKITDVHELADYRLRERKRFEDLIRRVRWSVSAWVKYAKWEEGQKDFARARSVYERALDVAHRDHTLWLKYAEFEMRNRYVNHARNVWDRAVSLLPRIDQLWYKYIHMEELLGAVANARQVFERWMGWRPDIAGWNSYIKFELRYGEVERARAIYERFVAEHPRPDTFIRYAKFEMKRGEVERARRVYERAADLLVDDEDAEVLFVAFAEFEEKCREVERARAIYKYALDRVPKGRAEDLYRKFLAFEKQFGDREGIEDAIVGKRRFQYEDEVRKNPLNYDSWFDYIRLEESVGNKDRIRDVYERSIANVPPAEEKRYWQRYIYLWINYALYEELDAQDMERTREVYRECLKLIPHKKFTFAKLWLMAAQFEIRQKNIKAARQILGNAIGMAPKGKIFKKYIEIELYLGNFDRCRTLYEKYIEWSPANCYAWRKYAELEKNLSETDRARSIYELAIAQPALDTPEVLWKEYLQFEIDEDEFDRARELYERLLDRTKHLKVWISFAEFEASAGLGEDDGSEENKNDVGYQEQQAERVRRCRAVFERAFDYFRTNAAELKEERAMLLEEWLKKELSFGDLGDVTLVQKKAPRKVKRKRPLPTDDGSSIAYEEYIDYIFPDEVTLAPNLKILEAAYKWKKQKANDTEDD, encoded by the exons atggcgctcaccacccgcggcggcggcggcgccgaccaGGCGCAGCCTCCGCCGGCTCCCGACGCGAGCCTCGGCTTCCTCACGAAGCGCGACACGGAGGTCAAGCTCCCCCGCGCGACGCGGGTGAAGAACAAGACGCCAGCGGGGGTCCAGATTACCGCCGAGCAGATCCTCCGGGAGGCCCGGGAGCGGCAGGAGCCCGAGATCCGCCCGCCCAAGCAGAAGATTACCGACGTCCACGAGCTCGCGGACTACCGGCTCCGCGAGCGCAAGAGGTTCGAGGACCTCATTCGCCGCGTCCGCTGGAGCGTCTCGGCGTGGGTCAAGTATGCCAAGTGGGAGGAGGGGCAGAAGGACTTCGCCCGGGCTCGCTCCGTCTACGAGCGCGCCCTGGACGTCGCCCACCGCGACCACACCCTGTGGCTCAAGTATGCGGAGTTCGAGATGCGCAACCGCTATGTCAACCATGCCAGGAACGTCTGGGACCGTGCCGTCTCgctcctcccccgcatcgaccagctGTGGTACAAGTATATCCACATGGAGGAGCTGCTTGGTGCCGTCGCCAATGCTCGGCAGGTCTTTGAGCGCTGGATGGGATGGCGTCCTGATATTGCTGGCTGGAACTCGTACATCAAGTTTGAGCTGCGATATGGAGAGGTTGAGCGCGCTAGGGCAATCTATGAGCGGTTTGTCGCCGAGCACCCGCGGCCCGACACGTTCATCCGATATGCAAAGTTTGAGATGAAACGTGGAGAAGTAGAGCGGGCGCGACGTGTGTATGAGCGTGCAGCGGACCTGCTCGTGGATGATGAAGATGCAGAGGTGCTGTTTGTAGCATTTGCTGAGTTTGAGGAGAAGTGTCGGGAGGTGGAGCGTGCTCGTGCGATATACAAGTATGCGCTTGACAGAGTGCCTAAGGGCAGGGCTGAGGATCTTTACAGGAAGTTCCTGGCATTTGAGAAACAATTTGGTGACCGTGAGGGGATTGAGGATGCCATTGTGGGCAAGCGGAGATTCCAATATGAAGATGAGGTGAGGAAGAACCCACTCAACTACGACTCATGGTTTGATTACATCAGGCTGGAGGAGAGCGTCGGGAATAAGGACAGGATCAGAGATGTGTACGAGAGGAGTATCGCAAATGTTCCTCCTGCAGAAGAGAAGCGGTACTGGCAGAGGTATATCTACCTTTGGATAAACTATGCTTTGTATGAGGAACTTGATGCACAGGACATGGAAAGGACCCGGGAGGTCTATAGGGAATGTCTGAAACTCATTCCACACAAGAAATTTACCTTTGCTAAGCTGTGGCTGATGGCCGCGCAGTTTGAGATAAGACAGAAGAACATAAAGGCTGCACGGCAGATTCTCGGTAATGCAATAGGTATGGCACCGAAGGGGAAAATATTTAAGAAGTACATTGAGATCGAGCTTTATCTGGGCAACTTTGACCGCTGTAGAACTCTGTATGAAAAATACATCGAATGGTCTCCAGCAAATTGTTATGCCTGGAGGAAGTATGCTGAACTGGAAAAGAACCTTAGTGAGACTGATCGTGCTCGATCAATATATGAGCTTGCTATCGCTCAGCCAGCCCTTGATACGCCTGAAGTTCTATGGAAG GAGTACTTGCAATTTGAAATTGACGAAGATGAATTTGATAGAGCAAGAGAACTCTATGAGAGATTGCTTGATAGAACAAAGCATTTGAAGGTATGGATCAGCTTTGCTGAATTCGAGGCCTCAGCTGGCTTGGGAGAAGACGATGGAAGTGAGGAGAATAAGAATGATGTTGGTTATCAGGAACAGCAGGCAGAGCGGGTCCGGAGGTGTCGGG CTGTCTTTGAAAGGGCATTCGACTACTTCAGGACCAATGCTGCAGAGCTAAAAGAAGAAAGAGCAATGCTCCTGGAAGAGTGGCTCAAAAAAGAGTTGAGCTTTGGTGATCTTGGTGATGTCACTTTAGTGCAGAAGAAGGCGCCAAGGAAAGTGAAGAGGAAGAGACCACTCCCCACAGACGATGGCTCCAGTATTGC GTACGAGGAGTACATTGACTATATCTTCCCTGATGAAGTTACGCTGGCCCCGAACCTCAAGATATTGGAAGCTGCTTACAAGTGGAAGAAGCAGAAGGCAAACGACACAGAGGATGACTGA